In Corallococcus silvisoli, one DNA window encodes the following:
- a CDS encoding FmdB family zinc ribbon protein translates to MGDSFQIIVDKDASADEAPRLAAQIRDWLVARRIIEPELTDCALGDSGHRPGPGRTAAVDAPDEEAWSWRLQANGLEIEMGRTVFFTIGGELTCRACGARFEPEDGWSEAVDDWYSGNDGAEFECPECGTPERLVEWNGEFPWGFGNLGFKFWNWPPLSERFTQELAEQLGHRTLLVRGKL, encoded by the coding sequence ATGGGTGACTCCTTTCAAATCATCGTGGATAAGGACGCGTCCGCGGACGAAGCTCCTCGTCTTGCCGCGCAGATCCGGGACTGGCTTGTCGCGCGGCGCATCATTGAGCCGGAGTTGACGGACTGCGCTCTGGGTGACTCAGGACATCGGCCGGGGCCTGGACGCACCGCTGCAGTGGATGCGCCCGACGAAGAGGCTTGGAGCTGGCGCCTTCAGGCGAACGGCCTCGAGATTGAGATGGGTCGAACGGTCTTCTTCACCATCGGAGGTGAATTGACATGTCGTGCATGCGGAGCGCGATTCGAGCCCGAGGACGGTTGGTCGGAAGCAGTTGACGACTGGTACAGTGGAAACGACGGTGCAGAGTTCGAGTGCCCGGAATGTGGGACGCCTGAGCGGCTCGTGGAGTGGAACGGCGAGTTCCCGTGGGGTTTCGGAAATCTGGGATTCAAGTTCTGGAATTGGCCCCCGCTGTCGGAGCGATTCACCCAAGAGCTGGCTGAGCAATTGGGCCACCGGACACTCCTGGTGCGTGGAAAGCTTTGA
- a CDS encoding BamA/OMP85 family outer membrane protein, producing MADVRLLRFRSAVPLALAVVLTACATAPNPTNGPKVRSLDIEGTKQVKEGDIKDRILTSSTPWYAFWPFGKAHFFDSNAWQADLRRIERFYQAEGYYQAQVESNEVTPDGDEAVRLRVVVNEGAPTVINAIEPHGLESLEKGKDLPSRRERERILEELPVKVGDVFREDTWEATKELVLQRLKNLGYAEAEVGGEVRVDEATQKAVVDLRITPGLRYRFGNIFIATDANPQVPPRRIIEQAQGAVHKGAYFSEAALAEAQARVFRMGVFGAVKVNRGAPDRQNATVPVVVDVRESPFHSVRLGGGIGVDAARQEGRLLGEWTNRNFRGGLRRLTLRGRVGYAFIPSVLSSLRSEEGSQSGPVFTLTTEFEQPRFLFRDLSLQASVTGEKGLQQAYSFYGGYLKAGVIWQPHPSFSVFPSYNLQLYRLKGQVTADESVPPIILGCTNPNGKCDVALSFLEVAFAWDRRDDRTEPRAGYYLGFSIQKGGGPFFGNYTYVRLLPDLRYYYSLGEKKNVTLAVKLRLGTLDPAGGGQSSIVTRFFSGGAAAMRGFNGQRLSPMTPLAPTYKKDGDGNVLLDMNGNPILESWDTVPVGGNSLFESAVELRFLVTQSLMLAVFYDSGLVGTENLVGKNAPKVFGPEHYHAVGAGLRYLTVVGPIRLDIARRLNIGQGLPVTDPAYIYPSSGGCLGFGRKFDKTSTSARDAFAGAPEGLCAIHISIGEAF from the coding sequence GTGGCCGACGTCCGACTCCTCCGATTCCGCTCCGCCGTGCCCCTCGCGCTGGCCGTGGTGTTGACGGCATGCGCCACCGCCCCCAATCCGACCAACGGACCGAAGGTGAGGTCCCTGGACATCGAGGGGACGAAACAGGTGAAGGAAGGGGACATCAAGGACCGCATCCTCACCTCCTCCACGCCCTGGTACGCGTTCTGGCCCTTCGGCAAGGCGCACTTCTTCGACAGCAACGCGTGGCAGGCGGACCTGCGCCGCATCGAGCGGTTCTACCAGGCGGAGGGCTACTACCAGGCGCAGGTGGAATCCAACGAGGTGACCCCCGACGGCGACGAGGCCGTGCGCCTGCGGGTGGTGGTCAACGAGGGCGCCCCCACCGTCATCAACGCCATCGAGCCGCACGGCCTGGAGTCGCTGGAGAAGGGCAAGGACCTGCCGTCGCGGCGCGAGCGGGAGCGCATCCTGGAGGAGCTGCCGGTGAAGGTCGGGGACGTGTTCCGCGAGGACACGTGGGAGGCCACCAAGGAGCTGGTGCTCCAGCGGCTCAAGAACCTGGGGTACGCGGAGGCGGAGGTCGGCGGCGAGGTGCGCGTGGACGAGGCCACGCAGAAGGCCGTGGTGGACCTGCGAATCACCCCCGGCCTGCGCTACCGCTTCGGCAACATCTTCATCGCCACGGACGCCAACCCCCAGGTGCCCCCCCGCCGCATCATCGAGCAGGCGCAGGGCGCCGTGCACAAGGGGGCCTACTTCAGCGAGGCGGCGCTGGCGGAGGCCCAGGCGCGCGTCTTCCGCATGGGCGTCTTCGGCGCGGTGAAGGTGAACCGGGGCGCGCCGGACCGGCAGAACGCCACGGTGCCGGTGGTGGTGGACGTGCGCGAGTCGCCCTTCCACTCCGTGCGGCTGGGCGGCGGTATCGGCGTGGACGCCGCGCGGCAGGAGGGCCGGCTCCTGGGGGAGTGGACCAACCGCAACTTCCGCGGCGGCCTGCGCCGGCTCACGCTGCGGGGCCGCGTGGGCTACGCGTTCATCCCCAGCGTGCTGTCCAGCCTCCGCTCGGAGGAGGGTTCCCAGAGCGGCCCGGTGTTCACGCTCACGACGGAGTTCGAACAGCCGCGCTTCCTCTTCCGCGACCTGAGCCTCCAGGCCTCCGTCACGGGGGAGAAGGGCCTCCAGCAGGCGTACTCGTTCTACGGCGGCTACCTGAAGGCCGGCGTCATCTGGCAGCCCCACCCGTCCTTCTCCGTCTTCCCCTCGTACAACCTCCAGCTGTACCGGCTGAAGGGGCAGGTGACCGCGGATGAGAGCGTCCCGCCCATCATCCTGGGCTGCACCAACCCGAACGGGAAATGCGACGTCGCGCTGAGCTTCCTGGAGGTGGCGTTCGCCTGGGACCGGCGGGATGACCGCACCGAGCCGCGCGCCGGCTACTACCTGGGGTTCTCCATCCAGAAGGGCGGCGGTCCCTTCTTCGGCAACTACACCTACGTCCGGCTGCTGCCGGACCTGCGCTACTACTACTCCCTCGGCGAGAAGAAGAACGTGACGCTCGCGGTGAAGCTGCGCCTGGGCACGTTGGATCCGGCGGGCGGCGGCCAGAGCTCCATCGTCACCCGCTTCTTCTCCGGCGGCGCCGCCGCCATGCGCGGCTTCAACGGCCAGCGCCTGTCGCCCATGACGCCGCTCGCCCCCACCTACAAGAAGGACGGCGACGGCAACGTGCTGCTGGACATGAACGGCAACCCCATCCTGGAGTCGTGGGACACGGTGCCCGTGGGCGGCAACAGCCTCTTCGAGAGCGCCGTGGAGCTGCGCTTCCTGGTCACGCAGAGCCTGATGCTGGCCGTCTTCTACGACTCCGGCCTCGTGGGCACGGAGAACCTGGTGGGCAAGAACGCCCCCAAGGTGTTCGGTCCCGAGCACTACCACGCGGTGGGCGCCGGCCTGCGCTACCTCACGGTGGTGGGCCCCATCCGACTGGACATCGCCCGTCGGTTGAACATCGGCCAGGGATTGCCCGTCACCGACCCCGCATACATCTATCCGTCCTCGGGTGGCTGCCTGGGCTTCGGACGCAAGTTCGACAAGACCTCGACCTCCGCCAGGGACGCATTCGCGGGTGCCCCCGAAGGGCTGTGCGCGATCCATATCTCCATCGGAGAGGCGTTTTGA
- a CDS encoding 4-alpha-glucanotransferase has translation MSTPGRLSGLLLPLFSLRSRTDFGIGDFGAMDGLFSWMKAARQRLLMVLPLLPTAPGDPSPYATRSAFGLNPLFIDLAQVPEFQATGGEAALSEAQRHQLGEARAAPRVRYDLVFPLKDAAFARAFDHFEKHEWTPRTPRAQEFQKWRESQGEWLESYALFTAISEKEDRRPWWEWPEGLRTRQPEALVAIQQQGLERRVRYHAWLQWLAEAQWNQVRAQAKAKDVLLCGDEPFIIGQDSSDCWAHPDILRRDARLGVPPDDFSATGQDWGLPYFDFAAMENDGYAWLKKRAAKAASYYDLRRVDHAVGYFRQWIRDEKNPTGYFVPSDEATWRRQGEKHFRLLSEGAGIVAEDLGVIPPFVRQILADLRLPGYRVLRWERDDNHYRDPHAFPAVSLVTTGTHDTEPQAEWWEQAREDERQNAARAWPEFQGVAVTRDFTPDIHRATLAAALNAGSDLCVLPWQDVLGTRDRINLPGTMGDANWAYRIAQDTDALLTQAQTKDAAERLAWLTASSRR, from the coding sequence ATGTCCACTCCCGGCCGACTGTCCGGTCTCCTGCTTCCCCTCTTCTCCCTGCGTTCCCGGACGGACTTCGGCATTGGCGACTTTGGCGCCATGGACGGTTTGTTCTCGTGGATGAAGGCCGCGCGTCAGCGCCTGTTGATGGTGCTGCCCCTGCTCCCCACCGCGCCCGGCGACCCCAGCCCCTACGCCACGCGCTCCGCGTTCGGACTGAACCCGCTCTTCATCGACCTGGCCCAGGTGCCGGAGTTCCAGGCCACCGGCGGCGAGGCCGCGCTCAGCGAGGCGCAACGTCATCAACTGGGTGAGGCCCGCGCCGCGCCGCGCGTGCGCTACGACCTGGTGTTCCCGCTGAAGGACGCCGCGTTCGCGCGCGCCTTCGACCACTTCGAGAAGCACGAGTGGACGCCGCGCACGCCGCGCGCCCAGGAGTTCCAGAAGTGGCGTGAGTCGCAGGGCGAGTGGCTGGAGAGCTACGCCCTCTTCACCGCCATCAGCGAGAAGGAGGACCGCCGTCCCTGGTGGGAGTGGCCGGAGGGCCTGCGCACCCGCCAGCCGGAGGCGCTGGTCGCCATCCAGCAGCAGGGCCTGGAGCGCCGCGTGCGCTACCACGCCTGGCTCCAGTGGCTGGCCGAAGCCCAGTGGAACCAGGTCCGCGCCCAGGCGAAGGCGAAGGACGTGCTCCTGTGCGGCGACGAGCCCTTCATCATCGGACAGGACAGCTCCGACTGCTGGGCCCACCCGGACATCCTGCGCCGCGACGCGCGCCTGGGCGTGCCGCCGGACGACTTCTCCGCCACGGGCCAGGACTGGGGCCTGCCCTACTTCGACTTCGCCGCGATGGAGAATGACGGCTACGCGTGGCTGAAGAAGCGCGCGGCCAAGGCGGCCAGCTACTACGACCTGCGCCGCGTGGACCACGCGGTGGGCTACTTCCGCCAGTGGATCCGCGACGAGAAGAACCCCACCGGCTACTTCGTCCCGTCGGACGAGGCCACCTGGCGCCGCCAGGGCGAGAAGCACTTCCGCCTGCTGTCGGAGGGCGCGGGCATCGTCGCCGAGGACCTGGGCGTCATTCCCCCCTTCGTGCGGCAGATCCTCGCGGACCTGCGGCTGCCCGGCTACCGGGTGCTGCGCTGGGAGCGCGACGACAACCACTACCGCGACCCGCACGCGTTCCCCGCCGTGTCGCTGGTCACCACCGGCACGCACGACACGGAGCCGCAGGCCGAGTGGTGGGAGCAGGCGCGTGAAGACGAGCGCCAGAACGCCGCCCGCGCGTGGCCGGAGTTCCAGGGCGTGGCCGTGACGCGAGACTTCACTCCGGACATCCACCGCGCCACGCTCGCCGCCGCGCTCAACGCGGGCTCGGACCTGTGCGTGCTGCCGTGGCAGGACGTGCTGGGCACGCGCGACCGCATCAACCTGCCCGGCACCATGGGCGACGCCAACTGGGCCTACCGCATCGCGCAGGACACGGACGCGCTGCTCACGCAAGCGCAGACGAAGGACGCCGCGGAGCGCCTCGCGTGGCTCACCGCCTCGTCCCGCCGCTAG
- a CDS encoding NUDIX hydrolase, which translates to MSVGDAWRGNIKARLYERVRARGYDTLTAFADARPAVPLFALADELGNDDVAAVQVLSGLLAEAEQRKQVTRFVRDVLVRLLSQSLPNGWPAVLDDANRFKVAKALGSWSAYTPETHEERARRAGDVLLSNPPPAGWRPLGPDDELLRTLLPDDEA; encoded by the coding sequence ATGAGCGTCGGAGATGCTTGGCGGGGCAATATCAAGGCACGCCTGTACGAGCGAGTCCGCGCGCGCGGCTACGACACGCTCACCGCCTTCGCCGATGCGCGTCCCGCTGTCCCGCTGTTCGCGCTGGCCGACGAGCTTGGCAATGATGACGTTGCAGCGGTGCAGGTGTTGAGCGGGTTGCTCGCGGAGGCGGAACAGCGCAAGCAGGTCACTCGTTTTGTCCGCGACGTTCTCGTGCGCCTCTTGTCTCAAAGCCTTCCCAACGGTTGGCCTGCCGTGCTGGATGACGCGAACCGATTCAAGGTAGCCAAGGCACTTGGTTCATGGTCCGCATACACTCCGGAAACACACGAAGAGCGGGCAAGGCGCGCTGGAGATGTGCTCCTCTCCAATCCGCCGCCCGCTGGCTGGCGTCCGCTTGGTCCCGACGACGAGCTTCTCCGGACACTCCTACCAGACGATGAAGCCTGA